The following are encoded in a window of Providencia rettgeri genomic DNA:
- a CDS encoding PPC domain-containing DNA-binding protein: protein MTQALSPYSNARFIAIRLLPGEDVLLTLRKHITQHGFQAAFIAGCVGSLTDVALRFAGQEETDHTCGKFEIVSLIGTLEANGEHLHLSVSDEKGHMRGGHMMPGCSVRTTLELIIGELENITFTREPCALSGYEELVVVPR from the coding sequence ATGACTCAAGCATTATCCCCTTACTCAAACGCACGTTTTATTGCGATCCGTTTGCTTCCCGGTGAAGACGTCTTATTAACGTTAAGAAAACACATCACCCAGCACGGTTTCCAAGCCGCCTTTATCGCAGGCTGTGTGGGCAGTTTAACCGATGTCGCGCTCCGTTTTGCAGGACAAGAAGAGACAGATCACACCTGCGGTAAATTCGAAATCGTCTCATTAATTGGCACGTTAGAAGCCAATGGCGAACATTTGCATTTGTCTGTTTCTGATGAAAAAGGTCATATGCGAGGCGGGCACATGATGCCCGGTTGCAGTGTTAGAACTACATTGGAATTAATCATTGGTGAACTTGAAAATATCACTTTTACAAGGGAGCCCTGTGCCCTGTCTGGCTACGAAGAACTGGTTGTTGTTCCACGTTAA
- a CDS encoding ECF transporter S component, protein MSKSAFISSRTLTLIVFSIAINMVVGQLSTMLKLPIFLDSIGTIICALLAGPWAALTSGLLTNLLWGLLSGPIAAAFAPVAMMIGLSAGLLARAGGFRTLPRVIGSGILITFALMIVAVPIRTYLFGGTTGSGADFFVAYFHAVGDNLLESVAITVLGANIADKIISALVAWLLVRQLPERVQRNYPNMAKVR, encoded by the coding sequence ATGAGTAAATCAGCGTTTATTTCCAGTCGTACACTCACGCTTATTGTGTTTTCCATTGCAATAAACATGGTTGTAGGCCAATTAAGTACCATGTTAAAACTGCCTATTTTTCTTGATTCCATCGGCACAATAATTTGTGCCTTACTCGCTGGACCTTGGGCTGCGCTCACGAGCGGCTTATTGACAAATCTACTGTGGGGGTTATTGAGTGGCCCAATTGCTGCTGCCTTTGCACCTGTTGCAATGATGATTGGTTTAAGCGCGGGACTTTTAGCTCGTGCAGGTGGTTTTCGTACATTACCCCGTGTTATTGGTTCTGGTATCCTCATCACTTTCGCCTTAATGATTGTTGCGGTACCTATTCGTACTTATTTATTTGGTGGTACAACCGGTAGTGGAGCCGATTTCTTTGTCGCCTATTTTCATGCGGTGGGTGATAACTTACTTGAATCTGTGGCTATCACTGTATTAGGCGCCAATATTGCTGATAAGATCATATCCGCTTTAGTCGCCTGGTTATTAGTTCGACAATTGCCTGAACGTGTACAACGTAACTACCCCAATA
- a CDS encoding DUF441 domain-containing protein, translating to MSHVDPTLIILLVLAGLGIISHNMTVTLAMLFLLVVRITPLNNYFPWIEKYGLTIGILILTIGVMAPIASGKISAGEVLGSFLNWKSILAIVIGIAVSWLGSRGVTLMSNQPSTVAGLLVGTVIGVALFRGVPVGPLIAAGILSLLIGKS from the coding sequence ATGAGTCACGTTGACCCCACATTAATCATTCTTTTAGTCTTGGCTGGATTAGGGATCATTAGCCATAATATGACCGTCACACTTGCCATGTTATTTTTATTGGTTGTACGAATAACCCCACTTAATAATTACTTTCCTTGGATTGAAAAGTATGGATTAACCATCGGGATTTTGATCTTAACTATCGGGGTAATGGCACCTATTGCGAGTGGAAAAATTAGTGCAGGTGAAGTGTTGGGATCGTTTTTGAATTGGAAATCTATCCTAGCTATTGTAATTGGTATCGCGGTTTCTTGGTTAGGGAGTCGCGGCGTGACATTAATGTCAAATCAGCCTTCTACTGTTGCTGGGCTACTCGTTGGAACCGTAATAGGCGTCGCACTGTTTAGAGGGGTTCCCGTTGGGCCTTTGATTGCCGCAGGGATACTGTCGTTATTAATCGGAAAATCTTAG